The window GACCGAGTGCGGTGCCTCGACCATGCCCTCGGTCAGGCCGGCCAGCAGCTGGTCCTTGGTGTAGATGAGCGATTCGCGGCTGGCGTCGGCCAGCTCGAACTCGTTCGTCATGGTCAGCGCCCTGGTCGGGCACGCCTCGACGCACAGCCCGCACAGGATGCAGCGGGCGTAGTTGATCTGGTAGACGGCGCCGTACCGCTCGCCCGGGGAGTAGCGCTCCTCCTCGGTGTTGTCCGCGCCCTCCACGTAGATCGCGTCGGCGGGACAGGCCCAGGCGCACAGCTCGCACCCGATGCACTTCTCCAGACCGTCGGGGTGCCGGTTGAGCTGGTGCCGTCCGTGGAAGCGCGGGGCGGTCGTCTTCTGCTGCTCCGGGTACTGCTCGGTGAGGCGCTTCTTGAACATGGCCTTGAAGGTCACGCCGAAGCCGGCCACCGGGTTCTGCCACTTCTCGTCAGACATTCTCAGCACCCTCCTCTCGGTCACTGTCAGTATTCGACCCGCCACTGACAATCAGCTCCCGCTCGCCGCGAGGCCGCCTGCGCGGTACGGGTGCCAGGTGCTGGCCGGGCTTGGGCGGTACGGGGAACCCGCCCGCCAGCGGGTCGAAGGCCTCGGCGTCCTTCACCGCCTCCGCGGCGGCCGCCTTCTCGCGTTTGTCGCGGAAGAGGTCCGCGACGAAGGAGAGCAGCAGGATCGCCACGACGGCGCCGCCGACGTAGAGGACGATCTCGCTGAAGTCGTACGCCTCGTTGCGCAGCGCCCGGACGGTGGCGACCAGCATCAGCCAGACCACGGAGACCGGGATCAGGACCTTCCAGCCGAGCTTCATCAGCTGGTCGTAGCGCACGCGTGGCAGCGTGCCGCGCAGCCAGATGAAGAAGAACAGCAGCAACTGCACCTTGAGGACGAACCAGAGCATCGGCCACCAGCCGTGGTTCGCGCCCTCCCAGTACGTCGAGATCGGCGCCGGGGCCCGCCAGCCGCCCAGGAAGAGGGTGACGGAGACCGCCGAGACGGTGACCATGTTGACGTACTCGGCGAGCATGAACAGCGCGAACTTGATGGACGAGTACTCGGTGTTGAAGCCGCCGACCAGGTCGCCCTCGGACTCCGGCATGTCGAAGGGGGCGCGGTTCGTCTCGCCGACCATCGTGATGACGTAGATGATGAAGGAGACCGGCAGCAGGATGATGTACCAGCGGTCCGCCTGCGCCTCCACGATCGCCGAGGTCGACATCGACCCGGAGTAGAGGAAGACCGAGGCGAAGGCCGCGCCCATCGCGATCTCGTAGGAGATCATCTGCGCGCAGGAGCGCAGGCCGCCGAGGAGCGGGTAGGTGGAGCCGGAGGACCAGCCCGCCAGCACGATGCCGTAGATGCCGACCGAGGCCACCGCGAGGATGTAGAGCATCGCGATGGGCAGGTCGGTCAGCTGCATCGTGGTGCGCTGGCCGAAGATGGAGACCTCGTTGCCCGCGGGCCCGAAGGGGATCACCGCGATGGCCATGAAGGCCGGGATCGCCGCGATGATCGGGGCCAGGACGTAGACCACCTTGTCGGCCCGCTTGACGATCAGGTCTTCCTTGAGCATCAGCTTCACGCCGTCGGCGAGCGACTGGAGCATGCCCCAGGGGCCGTGCCGGTTCGGGCCGATGCGCAGCTGCATCCAGGCGACGACCTTGCGCTCCCACACGATGGAGAACAGCACGGTCACCATCAGGAAGGCGAAGCAGAACACCGCCTTGATGACGACGAGCCACCAGACGTCCCGGCCGAACAGGGAGAGGTCCTCGGCGGCCAGTTGGACGAAGTCACCGTGTACCGCGTTCACGCGTCCACCTCCGCGGGGGCGGCGCCGGCGCCGGCCGGGAGCGCCGG of the Streptomyces sp. NBC_01294 genome contains:
- the nuoH gene encoding NADH-quinone oxidoreductase subunit NuoH; protein product: MNAVHGDFVQLAAEDLSLFGRDVWWLVVIKAVFCFAFLMVTVLFSIVWERKVVAWMQLRIGPNRHGPWGMLQSLADGVKLMLKEDLIVKRADKVVYVLAPIIAAIPAFMAIAVIPFGPAGNEVSIFGQRTTMQLTDLPIAMLYILAVASVGIYGIVLAGWSSGSTYPLLGGLRSCAQMISYEIAMGAAFASVFLYSGSMSTSAIVEAQADRWYIILLPVSFIIYVITMVGETNRAPFDMPESEGDLVGGFNTEYSSIKFALFMLAEYVNMVTVSAVSVTLFLGGWRAPAPISTYWEGANHGWWPMLWFVLKVQLLLFFFIWLRGTLPRVRYDQLMKLGWKVLIPVSVVWLMLVATVRALRNEAYDFSEIVLYVGGAVVAILLLSFVADLFRDKREKAAAAEAVKDAEAFDPLAGGFPVPPKPGQHLAPVPRRRPRGERELIVSGGSNTDSDREEGAENV
- the nuoI gene encoding NADH-quinone oxidoreductase subunit NuoI, yielding MSDEKWQNPVAGFGVTFKAMFKKRLTEQYPEQQKTTAPRFHGRHQLNRHPDGLEKCIGCELCAWACPADAIYVEGADNTEEERYSPGERYGAVYQINYARCILCGLCVEACPTRALTMTNEFELADASRESLIYTKDQLLAGLTEGMVEAPHSVFPGMEDTDYYQGRVTGAAPGTVRQVAVSKGEVPEGEAAPGNGQSEEVGA